The sequence atggattttgcTCAAATCCAATTAGTTACCAGTTTTCTGATACTTGTTTGTTTTGAATGGGTGACAGGGTTTCAAGAAGGTTGATCCGGATCGCTGGGAATTTGCGAACGAGGGGTTTTTGGGAGGGCAAAAGCATTTGTTAAAGCACATCAAGAGGAGAAGAAATTTAACTcaaaacattcatcaaggaggaCCAGGCGTTTGTGTTGAGTTAGGACAATATGGGTTGGAAGACGAAATTGATAGGCTTAAAAGGGATCGCAGTGTGTTAATGTCTGAGGTTGTGAGATTACGGCAGCAACAACAGAATTCTGAGGGTGAAATTCTAGTCATTGAAAAAAGATTGCAAGTAATTGAAAACAAGCAAAGAAACTTAATGGGTTTCCTTGGTAAAGCGCTAAAGAACTCTGATTTTGTACATCAATTAATCAGCCGGAATGGGCAGAACAAAGCATTGGGTCATGGAATTGGAACTGGAAGGAAAAGAAGATTGCTTGCTAGTACAAGCGCAGAAGTCTTGCAGCTGGAAGGGATATTGGAGGATATCCAGGTTGAGGATTATATGGATCATGCTGTAAAAGAAGAGGCTGTGATTGAATCAGACGTGGAGACATTATACGCGGCCGCTGCAAATACTGATATAAATAATCTTATCCAGGAGAGTGATTCTGTTTTGGGTTCTTTTGATGACTTAATGTGGAAGAAATCACTGGTCGAAGATATGGTTTCAGGTTATAAAGAGGCGGAAATGAAACTTGGCGATCAATTTGATTATTTAGGTGATGT comes from Papaver somniferum cultivar HN1 chromosome 7, ASM357369v1, whole genome shotgun sequence and encodes:
- the LOC113295616 gene encoding heat stress transcription factor A-2-like, which translates into the protein MVSSTSSATSSSPSSSSSALSPLPMEGLHDIGPPPFLTKTYEMVEDPGTDSIVSWSVTRNSFIVWDSHKLASSLLPRYFKHGNFSSFVRQLNTYGFKKVDPDRWEFANEGFLGGQKHLLKHIKRRRNLTQNIHQGGPGVCVELGQYGLEDEIDRLKRDRSVLMSEVVRLRQQQQNSEGEILVIEKRLQVIENKQRNLMGFLGKALKNSDFVHQLISRNGQNKALGHGIGTGRKRRLLASTSAEVLQLEGILEDIQVEDYMDHAVKEEAVIESDVETLYAAAANTDINNLIQESDSVLGSFDDLMWKKSLVEDMVSGYKEAEMKLGDQFDYLGDVQLEDLVADPSEWVDELAQELVDQMEFPGSKP